One stretch of Leadbetterella byssophila DSM 17132 DNA includes these proteins:
- the truB gene encoding tRNA pseudouridine(55) synthase TruB, whose protein sequence is MIEEYQAGQVLLIDKPLNWTSFDAVNKLKYAFKPHKIKIGHAGTLDPLATGLLVICVGKKTKEIETYQGQKKVYTGKIMLGSTTPSFDLETEIDATYPTAHITKEGLEEARKSFLGTIAQIPPVFSAIKVDGKRAYESARKGDSVELKAREITIENFELDDTNFPELAFKVTCSKGTYIRSLARDLGTALGSGAHLTALRREKIGEFDVKDALQVQEAVDKIKASL, encoded by the coding sequence ATGATAGAGGAATATCAAGCGGGACAGGTGCTTCTTATAGATAAGCCCCTTAACTGGACCAGTTTTGATGCAGTTAACAAATTGAAGTATGCCTTTAAGCCGCATAAAATTAAGATTGGCCATGCCGGGACTTTAGATCCTCTAGCTACAGGCTTACTGGTCATTTGCGTAGGCAAAAAAACCAAGGAGATAGAGACTTATCAGGGACAAAAAAAGGTCTATACAGGTAAAATCATGTTAGGATCTACCACTCCTTCCTTTGATTTGGAAACGGAAATAGACGCTACCTACCCTACGGCACATATCACTAAAGAAGGCTTAGAAGAAGCAAGAAAATCTTTTTTGGGAACTATTGCACAAATTCCTCCTGTTTTTTCAGCAATTAAGGTGGATGGAAAAAGAGCCTACGAATCTGCCAGAAAAGGAGATAGTGTAGAACTAAAAGCCCGGGAAATTACCATAGAAAATTTCGAGCTGGATGATACTAATTTTCCTGAATTAGCATTTAAAGTAACTTGCTCAAAAGGTACATATATTCGTAGCTTAGCCAGAGATTTAGGAACAGCTCTAGGTAGTGGTGCACATCTCACTGCCTTAAGAAGAGAAAAAATTGGAGAATTTGACGTGAAGGATGCCCTGCAGGTTCAAGAAGCAGTGGATAAAATCAAAGCGAGTCTATGA
- a CDS encoding undecaprenyl-diphosphate phosphatase, with product MEVFHAIILAIIEGLTEFLPVSSTGHMIIASALMGLESDAFVKLFTIAIQLGTILSVLVLYYKRFFKSFDFYFKLVVAAVPASILGFLFSDLIDGLLESPLTVGITLVLGGIVLLFVDGWFNQPTIDDSDEISYAQALKIGLFQCLALIPGTSRSASTIVGGMTQKLTRKAAAEFSFFLALPMMFGATVLKLKDYLDQGFQLTEKEWYLLGIGNFIGFIVAILAIKFFIGVVSKYGFKAFGWYRIIVGGIIIVMLLSGKSLEIL from the coding sequence ATGGAGGTATTTCACGCCATTATTTTGGCCATCATTGAAGGATTGACGGAATTCTTACCCGTTTCTTCCACTGGACATATGATCATTGCTTCTGCCCTGATGGGTTTAGAATCAGATGCATTTGTAAAACTATTCACCATAGCTATACAGTTGGGCACCATACTTTCCGTTTTGGTACTTTACTATAAGCGCTTTTTCAAGTCCTTTGATTTCTATTTCAAGTTGGTAGTAGCGGCCGTTCCCGCTTCCATCTTAGGCTTTTTATTCAGCGACCTCATTGACGGCCTATTAGAAAGTCCTCTGACAGTGGGTATCACTTTAGTTTTGGGAGGTATTGTTCTCTTATTTGTAGACGGATGGTTTAATCAACCTACGATTGATGATTCAGATGAAATTTCCTATGCACAGGCCTTAAAGATTGGTCTGTTCCAATGTCTAGCTTTGATACCAGGGACTTCCCGTTCCGCCAGTACGATAGTGGGTGGGATGACCCAAAAATTAACCAGAAAAGCCGCCGCGGAATTCTCCTTTTTCTTAGCGCTACCTATGATGTTTGGTGCCACGGTACTTAAGTTAAAAGACTACTTGGACCAAGGATTTCAGCTCACCGAAAAAGAATGGTACCTCTTGGGAATCGGGAACTTCATAGGTTTCATTGTAGCTATATTGGCTATCAAATTCTTTATAGGAGTAGTATCTAAATATGGCTTCAAAGCTTTTGGCTGGTATAGAATCATAGTAGGTGGTATCATCATAGTGATGTTACTGAGTGGAAAAAGTTTAGAAATCCTATAA
- a CDS encoding DUF3098 domain-containing protein, protein MSNSTEKSGLPFKKDNYVHMLIGLTLIILGFIIMTLDKEEFGFGFLGITLGPIIAFIGFIYEFYAILKK, encoded by the coding sequence ATGAGCAATTCAACTGAAAAATCAGGACTTCCTTTTAAAAAGGACAACTATGTACATATGCTGATAGGTTTAACCTTAATCATTTTAGGCTTTATTATCATGACCTTAGATAAAGAAGAATTTGGCTTCGGATTCTTAGGTATTACATTAGGACCTATCATTGCCTTCATAGGCTTTATCTACGAATTTTACGCTATCTTAAAGAAATAA
- a CDS encoding cell division protein FtsX — MSINRKLGNYPGILITVSLTVALFLIGFCGWIAITSKELIKYVRQNVEIQVYMDKGLDSVSIHQLRSKLEALNVAEIEKGKPAIALITKDQAADIFFKETKENYKEVLGENPFSDAYTIKLQEENINEARLQELKTKIEKIEGVSDVDYPRDFLKGIITNVNKIYKVVAIIVLIFFVATLLLINNTIKLALYSQRFIIRTMQLVGATDGFIQKPFLKTGFFQGLFAGILSIALVYFTQNAAATQVEGLNLLANQELTWILYLILLVLGPLVGVLSTYQSVARYHKMDLDKLY, encoded by the coding sequence ATGAGCATCAATAGAAAACTGGGTAATTACCCCGGAATCCTGATCACTGTAAGTCTCACTGTCGCACTTTTTCTGATAGGATTTTGCGGATGGATTGCCATTACTTCTAAAGAACTAATTAAGTACGTTCGCCAAAACGTGGAGATTCAAGTCTATATGGACAAAGGACTTGATTCAGTGTCTATACATCAACTAAGATCAAAATTAGAGGCACTGAATGTAGCTGAAATCGAAAAAGGTAAGCCTGCCATAGCACTTATCACAAAAGATCAGGCAGCGGATATCTTTTTCAAAGAGACTAAGGAGAATTACAAGGAAGTATTAGGTGAAAATCCTTTCAGTGATGCTTATACAATCAAGCTTCAGGAAGAAAATATCAACGAAGCGAGATTACAAGAATTAAAAACTAAGATAGAGAAGATTGAAGGCGTATCTGATGTAGATTATCCTAGAGACTTCTTGAAAGGGATAATCACGAATGTAAACAAGATCTACAAAGTAGTAGCTATTATTGTTCTGATCTTCTTTGTAGCTACCCTTTTGTTAATCAACAATACCATCAAGTTAGCTTTATATAGCCAAAGATTCATCATACGCACTATGCAATTAGTAGGAGCCACTGATGGTTTTATCCAAAAGCCCTTTTTAAAAACCGGTTTCTTCCAAGGGCTGTTTGCCGGAATTTTAAGTATAGCGTTAGTGTATTTCACTCAAAATGCAGCGGCTACTCAGGTGGAAGGATTGAATCTTTTAGCAAATCAAGAATTAACCTGGATCCTATATCTTATACTTTTGGTCTTAGGGCCATTGGTAGGAGTTTTGAGCACTTACCAGTCGGTAGCTAGATACCATAAGATGGACTTAGATAAACTATATTAA
- a CDS encoding lysophospholipid acyltransferase family protein, whose translation MIKVLKNFLPRPAKTSNSLLKALSYLDILGIFQKDPFGNPMLLKRFIIFIAGWPTFWRIAVANKLKVEGVEYLKELPDRNVFFISNHQTYFADVITFYHIFCNTKWGFGKKLFPIYLFAPRAFVFYVAAKETMKKGLIPKIFSLAGAILVERSWRAEGQNVKRNVDLSAGDNVSKALQEGWVVSFPQGTTSPYAPIRKGTAHIILDNKPIIVPVVINGFRRAFNKTGLKYKRRNTTLTVKFKPPFQVDENSTLEGITKTIEEIIEQSMPEMIAEWNALKEMAKRGE comes from the coding sequence ATGATTAAAGTTCTAAAGAATTTTCTACCACGACCAGCTAAAACCAGTAATAGCTTACTGAAGGCATTAAGCTATTTAGACATTCTGGGTATCTTCCAAAAGGATCCCTTTGGAAATCCCATGTTATTAAAGCGTTTCATCATCTTCATTGCTGGCTGGCCCACATTTTGGAGAATAGCTGTAGCTAACAAACTGAAGGTTGAAGGAGTAGAGTATCTAAAAGAACTTCCAGACAGAAATGTATTCTTCATCTCTAATCACCAGACCTACTTTGCAGACGTCATAACTTTCTACCATATCTTCTGCAACACGAAATGGGGCTTCGGTAAAAAGCTATTCCCTATCTACCTATTTGCTCCCAGAGCCTTTGTGTTCTATGTAGCTGCAAAGGAGACCATGAAGAAAGGTTTGATCCCAAAAATCTTCAGTTTAGCGGGTGCAATTCTCGTAGAGAGAAGTTGGAGAGCCGAAGGCCAAAACGTTAAAAGGAATGTAGATTTATCTGCAGGTGATAATGTATCCAAAGCCCTACAAGAGGGCTGGGTGGTAAGCTTTCCTCAAGGGACTACGAGTCCTTACGCTCCCATCCGTAAGGGTACTGCACATATTATATTAGACAATAAACCTATCATAGTTCCCGTAGTCATCAATGGTTTCCGAAGGGCCTTTAACAAGACAGGTTTAAAGTATAAACGAAGAAACACTACTTTAACCGTCAAGTTCAAGCCGCCTTTCCAAGTAGATGAAAATAGTACTTTAGAGGGGATTACAAAGACCATTGAAGAGATCATTGAGCAGAGTATGCCGGAGATGATAGCGGAATGGAACGCATTAAAAGAGATGGCCAAACGTGGGGAGTAG
- a CDS encoding bifunctional nuclease family protein, which translates to MERIRLEILNLSPSQLQAGSFTLVLNEVSGDRRLPIIIGMFEAQAIAIEMEKLAPTRPLTHDLFKSFAKAFDFSVEEIHISDIQEGVFFSKVICTDGIRQKYIDARPSDAVAIALRFNAPIYTTEEVLTVAGISSDEVTDVEPEEPKSKNNLTTLSTEELQNMLNEAIANEEYERAAQIRDEIEKRN; encoded by the coding sequence GTGGAAAGAATACGATTAGAAATACTGAATCTATCACCCAGTCAGCTCCAAGCTGGATCATTTACACTGGTGTTGAATGAAGTGTCCGGGGACAGAAGATTACCCATTATCATTGGCATGTTTGAAGCACAGGCCATAGCCATTGAAATGGAGAAACTAGCCCCTACCCGTCCGCTAACGCATGATCTCTTTAAGAGCTTTGCTAAGGCATTTGATTTTTCAGTAGAGGAGATACATATCTCTGACATACAGGAAGGCGTATTTTTCTCCAAGGTTATCTGTACAGACGGCATCAGGCAAAAATACATTGATGCGCGTCCTTCTGATGCTGTAGCTATTGCGCTGCGTTTTAATGCGCCCATCTACACTACTGAAGAAGTATTGACCGTAGCCGGTATCTCATCTGACGAGGTTACAGATGTAGAGCCGGAAGAACCAAAATCTAAGAACAACTTAACCACTCTCTCTACGGAAGAACTTCAAAACATGTTAAATGAAGCCATTGCTAATGAAGAGTACGAAAGAGCGGCTCAGATCAGAGATGAAATAGAAAAAAGGAACTGA
- a CDS encoding TIGR02757 family protein, which yields MWSASNQLIDLLEEKHKQFNSPEFIDTDPISIPHLFTQKQDIEIAGLFASILAWGQRKTILKKCNELLERMDYAPYQFIQGAKDQDLKRLEGFVHRTFNDFDLLYTVSFLQEHYAKHESLESAFAGNKEDEHVRSHLSNFRKKFTKGESVRTGKHISTPDKKSACKRLNMYLRWMVREDDKGVDFGIWKEIKPYQLVLPCDVHVERVAKHLGLTDRIKPDWDMAIEITNRLKTIDPKDPARFDFALFGMGIEKYFTVSI from the coding sequence ATGTGGTCAGCCAGTAATCAACTCATAGATCTCTTAGAAGAAAAGCACAAACAATTCAATAGTCCGGAATTTATCGATACAGATCCCATCAGTATTCCGCATTTGTTTACTCAAAAGCAGGACATTGAGATTGCAGGCCTATTCGCTTCTATATTAGCTTGGGGCCAGAGAAAAACCATACTCAAGAAATGCAATGAGCTACTGGAAAGAATGGACTATGCCCCTTACCAATTCATTCAGGGAGCGAAAGACCAAGATCTAAAACGTCTGGAAGGTTTTGTACATAGGACATTTAATGATTTTGACCTATTATATACTGTCTCATTTCTTCAGGAGCACTATGCAAAGCACGAAAGTCTGGAATCTGCATTTGCCGGAAACAAAGAGGATGAGCACGTGAGGTCACATCTCAGTAATTTCAGAAAGAAATTTACAAAAGGAGAAAGTGTAAGAACCGGGAAACACATCTCTACCCCTGACAAGAAAAGTGCTTGCAAAAGGCTTAACATGTATTTACGCTGGATGGTGAGAGAAGATGACAAGGGCGTGGATTTTGGAATTTGGAAAGAAATTAAACCCTACCAACTGGTCCTACCCTGTGATGTACACGTAGAAAGAGTAGCCAAACATTTGGGATTAACAGATAGAATTAAGCCGGATTGGGACATGGCCATAGAGATTACCAATAGACTGAAAACGATAGATCCCAAAGATCCTGCACGTTTCGATTTTGCTTTATTCGGAATGGGAATTGAGAAATATTTCACTGTATCAATCTAG
- a CDS encoding DPBB and LysM peptidoglycan-binding domain-containing protein, producing MKKILTAISAMLIAFSAAAQSEGAFILHKVAPKETLYSLVKRYNTNFATVETLNPTLANGNSDIKVGQTIKFPKNTAVSTPTKSSTVHVVKANETVFSISKLYNVDISNLVEANKITDNTIKIGQKLIVDGATLVDLASKAPREEELRLKPVGKSIKETGIAEVIKTPNKSTKYLALHRTAPIGTNIKVTNDATGHTIVAKVIGNLNEKGPDENIMIKLSPYAYYQLRPKDSRLRATVEFYLSNNDVVSQ from the coding sequence ATGAAAAAAATACTCACAGCTATTTCCGCTATGCTGATAGCATTTTCTGCTGCAGCTCAGTCAGAAGGGGCATTTATCCTGCACAAGGTGGCTCCCAAAGAAACTTTATACAGTTTAGTTAAGCGCTACAATACCAACTTCGCTACGGTAGAAACTTTAAATCCTACTTTAGCTAACGGGAATAGTGACATTAAAGTAGGACAAACTATCAAATTCCCCAAAAACACCGCTGTTTCCACACCAACAAAGTCTTCAACTGTGCACGTAGTAAAGGCAAATGAGACCGTCTTTTCCATCTCTAAGCTGTATAACGTGGATATTTCTAATCTAGTAGAAGCCAACAAGATTACAGATAATACTATAAAGATAGGACAAAAACTGATAGTTGATGGAGCAACCTTGGTAGATTTAGCTAGTAAAGCTCCCAGAGAAGAAGAACTACGACTAAAACCAGTAGGGAAAAGTATAAAAGAAACCGGAATCGCTGAAGTAATAAAGACGCCAAATAAATCCACTAAATACCTCGCCTTACACCGTACGGCTCCCATTGGTACGAATATAAAGGTCACTAATGATGCCACCGGACATACCATAGTGGCGAAGGTGATAGGAAATTTGAATGAAAAAGGGCCGGATGAGAATATTATGATCAAACTTTCTCCTTATGCCTATTACCAACTGCGTCCTAAAGATAGTAGGTTAAGAGCTACTGTAGAGTTTTACCTTTCAAATAATGATGTGGTCAGCCAGTAA
- the kdsB gene encoding 3-deoxy-manno-octulosonate cytidylyltransferase, protein MKILGIIPARYASSRLPAKLLLEVDGKSILQMVYERCLKAKSLSDVVIATDSTIVEEHVKSFGGQVVLTSDKHPSGTDRCAEALRLMGGTINYDFVINIQGDEPLMDPQNIDLLSSSFKITSEISSVFIKIKDTDTLLNPNVVKVVLNEQKEAMYFSRSPIPHLREVPTENWVEEADFYKHIGMYGFRADILERIVKLPLAKLEAQEKLEQLRWLTNGYKVRMVEVFSDGIGIDTEEDFQRLKQFLKKN, encoded by the coding sequence TTGAAAATTTTAGGAATCATACCGGCACGATACGCCTCTAGTCGTCTACCGGCAAAGCTATTACTTGAGGTGGATGGGAAAAGCATCCTACAAATGGTTTATGAGCGCTGTTTAAAGGCTAAGAGCCTTTCAGATGTGGTGATTGCAACAGATTCTACCATAGTGGAAGAGCATGTTAAATCATTTGGAGGACAGGTGGTACTTACTTCTGACAAACATCCGAGTGGAACGGATCGCTGTGCAGAGGCTTTGAGATTGATGGGTGGAACCATTAATTATGATTTTGTGATCAATATTCAGGGAGATGAACCGCTTATGGATCCTCAGAATATTGATTTATTGAGCTCCTCGTTTAAAATAACTTCAGAGATTTCATCCGTGTTTATTAAAATCAAGGATACAGACACACTCCTGAATCCTAATGTGGTGAAAGTGGTCTTGAATGAGCAGAAGGAAGCCATGTATTTTAGTCGCTCACCTATCCCGCACTTGAGAGAAGTGCCCACTGAAAACTGGGTGGAAGAGGCTGATTTCTACAAGCATATAGGCATGTACGGGTTCCGAGCGGATATTTTGGAACGTATCGTGAAACTCCCACTGGCTAAGTTAGAAGCTCAGGAAAAACTGGAGCAGTTAAGATGGTTGACAAATGGGTATAAAGTGAGAATGGTGGAGGTCTTTTCTGATGGTATAGGAATTGATACCGAAGAAGATTTTCAACGTTTAAAGCAATTTTTAAAGAAGAATTAG
- the porX gene encoding T9SS response regulator signal transducer PorX, translated as MQRSTILWADDEIELLKPYIVFLESKGYDVTPVPSGADALDRVEKENFDLIFLDEMMAGMTGLDTLNEIKKIKPNIPVVMITKSEEERIMEEAIGSKIADYLIKPINPNQILLSAKKLLENKRLVAEKTNSSYMQDFRQLAMQYNEELDFQEWADIYRKLVFWELEIDGSTDKSMEEVFQMQKSEANTRFAEFIEDNYEDWMTSPNVKKPVLSHTLLKNKVFPHLREGDPLFFVLIDNFRFDQWKILEEIISDFFVAEDEDAYYSILPTATGYARNAIFSGLTPYDMAKQHPDLWVNDEGDNEEGLNKNEEEFLRRHLKKANINHTFGFYKILNNTQAKNLVDGFNNLLKDDLVVVVFNFIDMLSHARTDMAVIKELAPDEAAYRSITRSWIQHSPLLDFLKLIAAKNGRLIITTDHGMVKVKNPKRIVGDRNVNTNLRYKQGKNLNLDDKGDFVIEVRKPENYKLPSPNLSTSYYFTTNDYFFAYPNNYNYYVSHYRDTFQHGGVSLEEMIIPVVKLKTK; from the coding sequence ATGCAAAGAAGCACCATTCTGTGGGCAGATGATGAAATTGAACTTCTGAAACCATACATCGTTTTCTTAGAATCTAAAGGCTATGACGTAACTCCAGTTCCATCCGGAGCAGATGCGCTGGACAGGGTAGAAAAGGAGAACTTTGATTTGATCTTCCTGGATGAGATGATGGCGGGGATGACAGGCCTGGATACCTTGAATGAAATAAAAAAGATCAAGCCTAATATCCCGGTAGTAATGATTACTAAGTCGGAAGAGGAGAGGATCATGGAAGAAGCCATAGGTTCAAAAATTGCCGACTATCTCATCAAACCTATAAATCCTAACCAAATACTACTATCTGCTAAAAAGCTTCTAGAGAACAAGCGTTTAGTGGCCGAAAAGACGAATTCTTCCTATATGCAGGACTTTCGACAGTTAGCTATGCAGTACAACGAGGAATTGGATTTTCAGGAGTGGGCAGATATTTACAGGAAACTGGTCTTCTGGGAATTGGAGATAGACGGTTCCACGGATAAGTCTATGGAAGAGGTCTTTCAAATGCAAAAATCAGAAGCAAATACTCGGTTTGCTGAGTTTATTGAGGATAATTATGAGGATTGGATGACCAGTCCAAATGTAAAGAAACCTGTACTTTCCCATACGCTTTTGAAAAACAAGGTTTTCCCTCATTTAAGAGAAGGAGATCCTTTATTCTTTGTGCTTATAGATAATTTCCGTTTTGATCAATGGAAAATTCTGGAAGAGATCATTAGTGATTTCTTTGTAGCTGAGGACGAAGATGCTTATTATTCTATACTTCCTACCGCTACAGGATATGCGAGAAATGCTATTTTCTCTGGACTTACGCCGTATGATATGGCTAAACAACATCCTGATCTATGGGTAAATGACGAGGGTGATAATGAGGAAGGTTTGAATAAGAATGAAGAGGAATTCTTAAGAAGACATCTGAAGAAAGCTAATATTAATCACACCTTTGGCTTCTATAAGATTTTAAACAATACTCAGGCAAAGAACCTAGTAGATGGTTTTAATAATCTATTGAAGGATGATCTAGTGGTGGTAGTGTTTAATTTCATTGATATGCTTTCTCATGCCCGAACAGATATGGCGGTGATCAAGGAATTAGCTCCGGATGAGGCGGCTTATCGCTCCATTACGCGTTCATGGATTCAGCATTCTCCTTTATTGGATTTTCTCAAATTGATTGCGGCAAAGAACGGCAGATTAATCATCACCACGGATCACGGCATGGTGAAGGTAAAGAACCCGAAACGAATAGTAGGAGATAGGAATGTAAATACTAATCTACGGTATAAACAAGGTAAAAATCTGAACTTGGATGACAAGGGAGATTTTGTGATTGAGGTGAGAAAACCGGAAAACTATAAGTTGCCAAGCCCTAATCTCTCCACTTCGTATTATTTTACTACGAATGATTATTTCTTTGCGTATCCTAATAACTACAATTATTATGTAAGTCATTATAGAGATACTTTCCAACACGGTGGCGTGTCTTTAGAAGAGATGATCATTCCGGTGGTAAAGCTAAAAACAAAATAA